Proteins encoded by one window of Colletes latitarsis isolate SP2378_abdomen chromosome 5, iyColLati1, whole genome shotgun sequence:
- the LOC143341909 gene encoding uncharacterized protein LOC143341909, which translates to MSFMNDIDSYKKMISKEIIQTPCTIEESSTEFMDIPKYEHIEETLVVGEEIIVAENMDINQQISEEAICEPKETSEYFEESIDATMPVEYIEDSVSLSRNNVTKEKWLQNHTDKHNLLLSEPEESESEIGFNKVVSDDQYGDEETIATFVTAAGQQLALYAVEDSDEIFAVAMYDEFGEPPTNFQFLMKADVERLIGEGAVRTVKKPTQIKKQLLTTQPPIFFPKSEPLGDIQMHNESGILSTETQRILKKENEWDENTTLIEDPDLNLDIKQVPEILYAADNKQTDVTYLMMDDCSVNIDNSEDCQEDDESDNEIIEQSTVQYILFEGDQSDSELTFDEIQATLQNLKMAESKSMKKQLNKKVTRDHNNFTNIKETEYENSLHQNSNCNLSNHISNTLMERKLNFMNNQQELLETLEDSTMDVISNTTNLDLSNGSVECASPETTQIQCKTKRSRKQQLIFVNREDSEIIIQPASLLSEEDNNVRKRGKRKRRVVGHSGYRQRHNESKRLKRIKHKEVEIIEIDIDEEESMLQSKRDVVEITIDDSKDKYSSDKENEIIMVGDSDDESQQTNSKTMLLQCQHCSRNFRQQRALETHLRVCSKSPSNTIQFNEQKIKHGNRTNEDPIKKQYACKICQKKFDVVVALARHVRSEHSQRKKRRFSNSSIERPSIEIEKKKESVELKKQLSMIKKIKRKRNQQLNCTWDVKKLSCSDCGRWFPSAALLRAHCLQHGTKKSEKIRRCHVCQKLIKSRLLFGQHLKKHGNIHKNTKCIANIQKKLHTTRSVTSKITTLRKRGRPRKL; encoded by the exons ATGTCATTTATGAATGATATTGATAGTTACAAAAAAATGATTTCCAAAGAAATTATACAAACACCATGTACAATTGAAGAGAGTTCAACAGAATTCATGGATATACCTAAATATGAGCACATAGAAGAAAcattg GTTGTTGGTGAAGAAATAATTGTAGCAGAAAATATGGACATAAATCAACAAATTTCTGAAGAAGCTATTTGTGAACCTAAAGAAACCTCTGAATATTTTGAAGAAAGCATAGATGCAACAATGCCTGTTGAATATATAGAAGATTCTGTATCACTATCTAGAAATAATGTAACTAAAGAAAAATGGCTTCAAAATCATACCGATAAACATAATCTATTG TTATCGGAACCAGAGGAAAGTGAATCTGAGATTGGTTTCAATAAAGTAGTAAGTGACGATCAATATGGAGATGAAGAAACTATAGCTACTTTTGTAACTGCCGCTGGTCAGCAATTAGCATTGTACGCAGTTGAAGATTCAGATGAAATATTTGCTGTAGCAATGTATGATGAATTTGGTGAACCCCCAACAAATTTTCAGTTTCTTATGAA AGCAGATGTTGAAAGATTAATAGGCGAAGGTGCTGTTAGAACTGTGAAGAAACCAACACAAATAAAAAAGCAGTTATTGACTACACAACCACCAATATTTTTTCCTAAAAGTGAACCATTGGGTGATATACAAATGCATAATGAAAGTGGAATTTTGTCAACTGAAACTCAAAGAATactaaagaaagaaaatgaatggGATGAAAATACAACTTTAATAGAAGATCCTGATTTAAATTTAGATATAAAACAAGTTCCTGAGATTCTATATGCAGCTGATAACAAACAGACAGATGTAACATACTTAATGATGGATGATTGTTCTGTAAACATtg ATAATTCCGAAGATTGTCAAGAAGACGATGAAAGCGATAATGAGATTATAGAACAATCAACAGTACAGTATATTCTATTTGAGGGTGATCAATCCGATTCTGAACTAACATTTGATGAAATTCAGGCGACtcttcaaaatttaaaaatggccGAATCGAAATCGATGAAAAAACAACTAAATAAAAAAGTTACTAGAGACCAcaataattttacaaatattaaagAAACCGAGTATGAAAATTCATTGCATCAAAATTCTAATTGCAATTTGTCTAATCATATTTCCAACACTTTAATGGAGAGAAAGTTAAATTTCATGAATAACCAGCAAGAATTATTAGAAACACTAGAAGATTCGACTATGGACGTAATATCGAATACTACAAACTTAGATCTATCGAATGGTTCTGTTGAATGTGCATCCCCCGAAACAACGCAAATACAATGTAAAACTAAAAGATCTCGGAAGCAGcagttaatttttgttaatcgtGAAGATTCGGAAATAATCATACAACCGGCATCTCTTTTAAGCGAGGAAGACAATAATGTTAGGAAAAGGGGCAAACGAAAAAGGAGAGTTGTAGGCCATTCTGGGTATCGCCAGAGACACAACGAATCAAAGAGATTAAAAAGGATCAAACATAAAGAAGttgaaattattgaaattgatATAGACGAAGAAGAAAGTATGCTGCAATCGAAAAGAGATGTTGTCGAGATAACTATAGATGATAGTAAAGATAAATATTCTAGTGATAAAGAGAATGAAATTATTATGGTAGGAGATTCTGATGATGAGTCACAACAGACAAATTCAAAAACAATGTTACTGCAATGTCAACACTGTTCAAGGAATTTCAGGCAACAAAGAGCTTTAGAAACTCATTTACGAGTCTGTTCAAAATCACCATCAAATACGATTCAGTTTAatgaacaaaaaataaaacatgGAAATAGAACAAACGAAGATCCAATTAAGAAACAGTATGCTTGTAAAATATGTCAGAAGAAATTCGATGTAGTAGTCGCGTTAGCTCGTCATGTACGTTCGGAACATTCTCAACGGAAGAAGCGTAGATTTAGTAATTCGTCGATTGAACGACCATCTATAGAAATTGAAAAGAAGAAGGAGTCTGTAGAGCTAAAAAAGCAGCTGTCtatgattaaaaaaattaaaagaaaaagaaatcaaCAACTAAATTGTACCTGGGATGTAAAAAAACTAAGTTGTTCTGATTGCGGTAGATGGTTTCCAAGTGCTGCCTTATTAAGAGCACATTGTCTGCAGCATGGAACGAAAAAATCTG
- the Gb gene encoding solute carrier family 7 member genderblind, with amino-acid sequence MISQLFDESPKEMQLINSDNESRNQKRIGNDGKVQMKKQLGLLEGVAIILGIICGSGIFISPKGVIQEVGSVGVSLIVWVLCGLLSMIGALCYAELGTCIPRSGGDYAYIYEAFGALPAFLYLWAANLIFVPTTNAIMGLTFAEYVLQPFFPNCTIPDNGIRLIAAVTICLLTFANCYDVKETSKMQNVFMFAKVGALVIIIVAGMVWLLLGHTENFENSFENTITEPGKIAVAFYSGIFSYSGWNYLNFMTEELKDPYINLPRAIYISLPLVTFIYVLANVAYLSVLTPTAMIASRAIAVNFGAELLGIMAWIIPVMVAISAFGGLSVHIMTSSRMCFVGARNGHFPSMLSHINITRFTPTPALVFLCILSLIMLCTSDILVLITYCSIVESFFIMLSVAGVLWLRYKRPNMNRPIKMPLWIPITFVAICAFLVFVPCYERPYEVGIGALITLSGIPAYFVGIKWKNKPMWFQQINFEITYAVQKLFMSATEERDF; translated from the exons ATGATATCTCAATTATTTGATGAATCTCCTAAAGAAATGCAATTAATAAATTCGGATAACGAGTCAcggaatcaaaaacgaattggtAATGATGGAAAAGTACAAATGAAAAAACAACTTGGTCTTTTGGAAGGTGTTGCAATTATTTTAGGAATCATATGCGGTTCAG GTATTTTCATTTCTCCAAAAGGTGTAATTCAGGAAGTAGGCAGTGTTGGGGTATCTTTAATTGTTTGGGTTTTATGTGGTCTACTTTCTATGATTGGGGCATTATGCTATGCGGAATTGGGAACTTGTATACCTCGTAGTGGTGGAGATTATGCTTATATTTATGAAGCTTTTGGAGCATTACCTGCTTTTTTGTACTTATGGGCTGCTAATTTAATCTTTGT ACCAACTACAAATGCTATTATGGGATTAACATTTGCTGAATATGTTTTGCAACCATTCTTTCCAAATTGTACTATCCCAGACAATGGTATACGATTAATAGCAGCAGTCACTATTT gtTTACTTACATTTGCAAACTGTTACGATGTCAAAGAAACATCGAaaatgcaaaatgtatttatgtTTGCTAAAGTTGGTGCATTAGTAATTATAATTGTTGCTGGAATGGTTTGGTTATTACTGG GTCAtacagaaaattttgaaaattccttTGAAAACACTATTACGGAGCCCGGTAAAATTGCAGTTGCCTTCTATTCTGGAATATTTTCGTATTCTGGatggaattatttaaattttatgacAGAAGAATTAAAAGACCCTTATAT AAATTTGCCACGAGCTATCTACATATCACTGCCATTAGTTACTTTCATCTATGTATTAGCAAATGTAGCTTACTTATCGGTTTTAACTCCAACTGCTATGATTGCTTCTCGTGCCATAGCTGTG AATTTTGGTGCCGAACTTCTTGGTATCATGGCATGGATAATACCTGTAATGGTAGCTATATCCGCATTTGGGGGATTGAGCGTTCATATCATGACATCATCTCGAATGTGTTTTGTTGGCGCTAGAAATGGTCATTTTCCTTCAATGTTAAGTCATATTAATATTACAAGATTTACACCTACACCTGCTTTAGTCTTTCTT TGTATTTTATCTCTAATTATGCTGTGTACAAGTGATATTCTTGTATTGATCACGTATTGCAGCATAGTTGAGTCATTTTTCATTATGCTATCAGTAGCTGGCGTCCTATGGCTTCGTTATAAACGACCAAACATGAATCGACCAATTAag ATGCCCTTATGGATTCCCATCACATTTGTGGCTATATGTGCATTTTTAGTGTTTGTTCCCTGCTATGAAAGACCGTATGAAGTTGGTATAGGAGCCCTGATAACTTTATCTGGTATTCCAGCTTATTTTGTTGGCATCAAATGGAAAAATAAACCTATGTGGTTTCAACAAATTAATT TTGAAATCACTTACGccgtacaaaaattatttatgtcTGCCACTGAAGAACGTGATTTTTAA
- the Vha14-1 gene encoding V-type proton ATPase subunit Vha14-1: protein MALHSAGKGKLLAVIGDEDTCVGFLLGGVGEINKHRQPNFLVVDKNIAVSDIEDTFKRFIKRDDIDIILINQNVAEMIRHVIDSHTQPIPSVLEIPSKDHPYDATKDSILRRAKGMFNPEDMH, encoded by the exons ATGGCTCTTCATTCTGCAGGAAAAGGCAAACTCCTTGCTGTGATCGGAGATGAG GATACTTGTGTTGGATTCCTCTTGGGCGGAGTTGGCGAGATTAATAAGCATCGTCAACCCAATTTCTTGGTTGTAGATAAAA ATATAGCAGTAAGTGACATAGAAGATACATTTAAACGATTCATTAAACGAGATGATATTGATATTATCCTTATCAACCAAAAT GTGGCAGAAATGATTCGTCATGTAATTGATAGTCATACACAACCTATACCATCAGTCTTAGAAATTCCCAGTAAAGATCATCCGTACGATGCCACTAAAGATTCCATTTTAAGACGCGCCAAG GGAATGTTTAATCCAGAAGATATGCACTAA